The Candidatus Saganbacteria bacterium nucleotide sequence CGCAAATTATCACCGTATCATCTTTTCCGGCTATTTTTATTGCGGCTGTTACCGCCCTGCCGACCGTTGACAATTTTAATATTTCACAGCCTTTGCCTTTCACGTCGGCCCCCATCTCTGCTAATGTGCATGCGCCCTTCGCCATGGGTCTTGTCAGTATCAGAGTATCAGCTGCGCTGCAAAGCATTGATAACATTTTCTTGTGGTCTTTGCGTCTCAATATCCCGGCGACAAAAATATCCCTGCCTGATCTATTTTTGAAAGCGCTGGCAGAATCAATAAGGGCTTTTATACCGGCAGGATTATGCGCGCCGTCGACTATCACGACGGGATCCCTTCTTAATATCTGGAACCTCGCCGGCCATTTTGTCTTTGCGATCCCTATTCTTATATCACTGTCTGATATTTTATAACCGGACTTTCGCAGTTCGGCGACTGCCGCGACAGCTGTTGCCGCATTGATCTTTTGATGCTGCCCGTATAAAGGGATACTTGCGCTTAAGTTCAGGTCCGGACCGCTTACGATCACCAGCCGGCCCTTTTTTTTAGCGGCTGTTTTTTTGATGACGCTCAGCGCTTTGCCTTGCGCGGCTGTCACTACGGGAATATTATCCTTGATTATCCCGGCTTTTTCTTTCGCGATTAATTCGATCGTTTTGCCCAATACTTCCGTGTGGTCCAGGTCAACATTAGTGATAACTGATACCAGAGGTGTTATGACATTCGTGGAATCCAGCCTTCCTCCAAGGCCTGTTTCGATCACGGCGATAGTCACATTTTCATCAGCAAAATAGAGAAAAGCTATCGCTGTAAGTATTTCGAACTCTGTTGGAAGCTCCTCTCCTTTCTCATATTTATTTATTACCGCCCGCACTTTTCCGACATATCCGTTAAATTTATTTTCCGGAATATCTTTTCCGTTTATCTTGAACCTTTCCATGTATGTGAACAGATGCGGGGAAGTGAAAAGCCCTGTCCTGTATCCCGCTTCTCGTAATACCAATGAGACCATCGCGCAGACAGAACCTTTGCCGTTGGTGCCTGCGACATGGACCGTTTTGATCTTTTTTTGCGGATCGCCGAGCTCTCGGAGAAGTTTTTCTATCCTGTGAAGGCCGAGTTTGATGCCGAACTTCCAGAACGACTCAAGATATAAAACGGACCGGTCATGATCCATGGGATCATATCCCGACAAAAAAGTTAAATATCATGTTCACTATGCCGGAGATGAAGATAGACGTCCCCGGGAACATCAAAAGAAGGATGAGAATAAAGAAGCCGTACCGCTCCATACCGTCCATTATCCTTACTCCCTCATAAGGAAGCACCGCCCTTAAAAGACGGGACCCGTCCAGAGGAGGTATCGGTATCAGGTTGAACACGCCTAAAAGCAGGTTTATCCTCACTGCAAATACGATCAGTTCCTGCAGCATACCCGTTAATTCGCCGGCCGGAAAAGGAACGAACCTGAGAAAAAGCGCCATGATAAATGCCAGAGTGAAATTGGCAAGAGGTCCCGCGAGCCCGACGATCGCCATGTCCTTGTCAGGGTCCCTGAAGTAATTAGGATTGATCGGCACCGGTTTTGCCCATCCGAACACGACCGGGGACCCTGAAAATATCAGGAGCAGAGGAAAAATTACCGTCCCCATAGGATCGATATGGACCCTTGGATCCAGCGATAACCGCCCCATCATTCTCGGCGTACTGTCCCCGAAATACCCCGCCGCAACTCCGTGAGCAAGCTCGTGAAAGATTATCGTGTACAAAAGGATGACCAATGATAGAACAAAAAATATTATACCGATCATTATCTATGCCCTCGGATGCGCGCTTTTATAAACTTTTCTCAGTCTTTCCCTGCTCACATTCGTGTAGATCTGCGTCGTACTTATATTAGCATGACCGAGCATCTCCTGGACAGAGCGGAGGTCCGCTCCTTTTTCGAGAAGATGCGTCGCGAAGCTGTGGCGCAGCGTGTGAGGGGATGCCGAGCTTTTGACACCGGACTTTTTGACGTATTTTTTTACGATGAGCCAGGCCCCCTGTCTTGTGAGCCTTTTTCCGCTCCTGTCCAGGAAAAGGGCGTTCGATGTCTTTTTCTTCAGGAACCTGAGGCGCATTACCCTTACATAAAAAGACAACGCTTTTTTTGCCTCTTCCCCGACAGGCACTATCCGTTCTTTTGAGCCCTTGCCGATGCAGTTAATAAAACCGGATTCAAAATTCACATTATTGACGTCCAGCCCCGTCAGCTCGCTTATCCTCAGCCCGCACCCGTAAAGGGTCTCGAGTATGGCGCGGTCGCGCGAGCTCAGCTTGTCTTTTTTATCCGGCGACTCGACAAGCGCCTCCGCCTCGGCCATGGAAAGCGATCTCGGCAGTTTAAGCCCGAGCTTGGGAAAAGAGATGTCTTCCGTCGGATCGCTCTGCATCCGGCCCTCGCCGATCAGGAATTTGCACAGTGATTTTATGGCCGCGAGGTTCCTTGATATCGATGAAGGGGACATGCCTTCCCTGCTCAGATCGCCGATAAAACTGCTGATCCCTTTTTGCGTCAGGGGATACTTTAAAATTTTTGACAGGTCGTTCCTGTATGACGAGACCGTATTCGGAGAATAGCCTTTTTCGACTTTTATGTATAGGAGAAACTCGTCGATGATCTTTTTATTGTCTTCCATCTGCCGCTTCTTGGATCGCCCCTATTAAAAGCTCGGTCCCCGTAACGAGGTCTCCGACGGCGATACATTCTTTGGCGGTGTGCAGGTTGTGAGCTCCGACCCCGATGATCACCGAGGGGATCCCCATTTCGTTGAAGATATTAGCATCACTTCCGCCGCCTGTCATTCCGGTCTTTATTTTTATCGATGACCTTCTCCCCGCCTCCCTGAAATATTTTACGGCGGGTGACGATTCTTTTATGCTGAAAGAATTATAGACGGGCTCGACCTTCATCCTCAAAAAAGCCTTATGCTTCCTGCAGGTCTTTGAGAGGATCTTGGTCATATTGTTTATCTGTTGTTTCAGTTTTCTTTTGCTGTGGCTCCTGACTTCTCCTTTGATAAATACCCTGTCCGGGATTATATTGGTCGCGGTCCCGCCCTCGATGATCCCCACATTTGCGGTCGTGATCCTGTCGATACGCCCTATTTTCATCTTTGATATCGCTTCGCTTGCCACTTTTATGGCGTTTATCCCGCGCTCCGGATGGACACCCGCATGAGCGGCCCTTCCATGGATATTCGCCTCAAAGTTAAGCTGTGAAGGAGCCGCGCACAGGATAGTTTCCACGGCCCCGCCGTCCAGGACATATCCGAAGTCGGCTCTCAGGTGCCTGAAGTCGGCGTTCTTTGCTCCTGTTATCCCGATCTCCTCCGCCACTGTAAAACATAATTTTATATCCCCGTGAAGTATATTTTTTTCTTTTAAGACCTTTAAAGCCTCAAGTATGGCGGCCACTCCGGCTTTGCAGTCTGCCCCGAGTATAGTGGTGCCGTCGCTGGATATCACACCTTTTCTGATGACGGGATGTATCCTGCCGTCGTGGACGACCGTATCGATGTGCGCGTTCAGCAGTATACCGGGCGCTTCTTTTACCGTCCCTTTTACAGCGGCATACAGATTACCACAGTTCCCTCCGAAAACATCGCCCGCATCGTCGAACCAGCTCTTGATCCCCAGCTTCGCCAGATATTTTTTAATGAACAGCCCCGCATTTTTTTCTCTTTTGGAAGGGCTTTCTATTTTTACAAGTTTAAGGAAAGTATTTATAAGCCGTTTTTCTTTGATCATTATAGGAAATTATAGCACTATAGAAGCGGCACCGGTAATTATCGGCTGACCTTCATAGCGCAGTAGTCGCCGCACATCGTGCACACGTCTTTTCTTTTTGAGGAAAGCCTTTTGTGGTAGGAACGCGCTTTTTCGCTGTCAAGCGCGAGTGAAAGCTGTTTCTGCCAGTCAAGGGCTTTTCTTGCCTTTGACATCTCGTAGTCCCTTTTTAACGCGCTTTTTATGCCTTTGGATATGTCGCCGATATGGGCGGCGATCCTTGAGACTATTATCCCTTCTCTCACATCGTCCGCAGTCGGGAGCCCCAGATGTTCTGCAGGAGTGACATAGCAAAGAAAATCGGCCCCGGCCGAAGCAGCAAGAGCGCCTCCTATAGCGCACGCCACGTGGTCATACCCAGCCGCGATATCTGTCGGAAGCGGACCAAGGACATAGAAAGGAGCGCCGGCGCAGATCTTTTTTTCCAGCTTCATCTGGTCGATGATTTGGTTTATAGGGACATGACCCGGACCTTCGATAATAACTTGGACTCCCGCCTTTCTTGCTCTTTCCGCCAGTTTCCCTAATATTTTCAGCTCCTCTATCTGCCCGGCGTCGCCCGCATCAAAGATCGAACCCGGCCTGAGCCCGTCGCCGAGGCTTATCACGACACCGTATCTCCTGCAGATATCAAGGACCCTGTCATACTGTTCAAAGAGAGGATTTTCTTTTTTGTGCTTTTCCATCCACGCGTAAAGGAGCGCGCCTCCCCTGCTCACTATCCCCATCAGTCTTTTTTTCTTTTTTATCTCCGCAACGGACCTTTTTGTGACCCCGCTGTGGATAGTCATAAAGTCGACCCCGTCAGCCGCTTGTCTTTCGATGACGTCTAGCATTGTCTCCGCAGTGAGTTTTTCGATCCCGCCGGCTTCTATTACAGCTTGATATACGGGGACCGTTCCCAGAGGGACCGGACAATTTTCAAGTATTTTCTTCCTGATCCTGTCGATATTTCCTCCTGTGCTCAGGTCCATCACCGCGTCCGCTTTGTATTTTATGCAGACTTCGAGCTTCTTTAGTTCGCTGGCGAGAGAAGGGTAATCCTGTGAAGTGCCGATGTTCGCGTTAACTTTTGTAAGAAGACCTTTTCCCACACCGGCCGGTTTGCAGTTTTTGTGGAGCGGGCTTTTCAATATGACGATCGTCCCGTTCTTCAATCCCTGCTCGATCTGTTTTACGGGCAAGTTCTCGTCTTGAGAGATCTTTTTAATGTAGGATTTATTCACTAATATGTGATGTGTTCTTTTTTAAGAAGCTTTTTCCAGAATTTCTTTCCTAATATTTTTTCCTTCTCCCGGACTTTTTTCGCCGCTTTTACCGCGAGTTCGACGGCCTGCTCTGGGGTCTTGACGTATTTTATCGGTATCCTTTTGTGCCCTTTCCGCATAAAATGCCAGGTGTTTATCCCGAACGTCGGTATCTTGTAGCTAAGCGCGTAAGCCATCTCGCAAAGTGTGCCGTAGCTTCCTCCGATCGCGATCACCGCCTGTCCGCTTTTTACGACAAGCTTGTTCCGGCCGTAACCTATCCCGGTAACGACGGGGATATCAATATATTTGTTCGCCTCGTATCTTTTTCCACTGGGGAGTATTCCGACCGTTGTCGCGCCCGGATGTTTCTTTGCTCCTTTGCAGATCGCCTCCATGACCCCTATCCTTCCCCCGCAGAATATCACAGCTTTGTGTTTTGCGAGAAGTTCACCCACTCTTTCCGCTATCTTAT carries:
- a CDS encoding M20/M25/M40 family metallo-hydrolase, with amino-acid sequence MIKEKRLINTFLKLVKIESPSKREKNAGLFIKKYLAKLGIKSWFDDAGDVFGGNCGNLYAAVKGTVKEAPGILLNAHIDTVVHDGRIHPVIRKGVISSDGTTILGADCKAGVAAILEALKVLKEKNILHGDIKLCFTVAEEIGITGAKNADFRHLRADFGYVLDGGAVETILCAAPSQLNFEANIHGRAAHAGVHPERGINAIKVASEAISKMKIGRIDRITTANVGIIEGGTATNIIPDRVFIKGEVRSHSKRKLKQQINNMTKILSKTCRKHKAFLRMKVEPVYNSFSIKESSPAVKYFREAGRRSSIKIKTGMTGGGSDANIFNEMGIPSVIIGVGAHNLHTAKECIAVGDLVTGTELLIGAIQEAADGRQ
- the xerD gene encoding site-specific tyrosine recombinase XerD, whose translation is MEDNKKIIDEFLLYIKVEKGYSPNTVSSYRNDLSKILKYPLTQKGISSFIGDLSREGMSPSSISRNLAAIKSLCKFLIGEGRMQSDPTEDISFPKLGLKLPRSLSMAEAEALVESPDKKDKLSSRDRAILETLYGCGLRISELTGLDVNNVNFESGFINCIGKGSKERIVPVGEEAKKALSFYVRVMRLRFLKKKTSNALFLDRSGKRLTRQGAWLIVKKYVKKSGVKSSASPHTLRHSFATHLLEKGADLRSVQEMLGHANISTTQIYTNVSRERLRKVYKSAHPRA
- a CDS encoding site-2 protease family protein, producing the protein MIGIIFFVLSLVILLYTIIFHELAHGVAAGYFGDSTPRMMGRLSLDPRVHIDPMGTVIFPLLLIFSGSPVVFGWAKPVPINPNYFRDPDKDMAIVGLAGPLANFTLAFIMALFLRFVPFPAGELTGMLQELIVFAVRINLLLGVFNLIPIPPLDGSRLLRAVLPYEGVRIMDGMERYGFFILILLLMFPGTSIFISGIVNMIFNFFVGI
- a CDS encoding TIGR00725 family protein, whose protein sequence is MEERLFITVIGESVASKENYKIAERVGELLAKHKAVIFCGGRIGVMEAICKGAKKHPGATTVGILPSGKRYEANKYIDIPVVTGIGYGRNKLVVKSGQAVIAIGGSYGTLCEMAYALSYKIPTFGINTWHFMRKGHKRIPIKYVKTPEQAVELAVKAAKKVREKEKILGKKFWKKLLKKEHITY
- the thiC gene encoding phosphomethylpyrimidine synthase ThiC, with protein sequence MNKSYIKKISQDENLPVKQIEQGLKNGTIVILKSPLHKNCKPAGVGKGLLTKVNANIGTSQDYPSLASELKKLEVCIKYKADAVMDLSTGGNIDRIRKKILENCPVPLGTVPVYQAVIEAGGIEKLTAETMLDVIERQAADGVDFMTIHSGVTKRSVAEIKKKKRLMGIVSRGGALLYAWMEKHKKENPLFEQYDRVLDICRRYGVVISLGDGLRPGSIFDAGDAGQIEELKILGKLAERARKAGVQVIIEGPGHVPINQIIDQMKLEKKICAGAPFYVLGPLPTDIAAGYDHVACAIGGALAASAGADFLCYVTPAEHLGLPTADDVREGIIVSRIAAHIGDISKGIKSALKRDYEMSKARKALDWQKQLSLALDSEKARSYHKRLSSKRKDVCTMCGDYCAMKVSR
- a CDS encoding bifunctional folylpolyglutamate synthase/dihydrofolate synthase codes for the protein MDHDRSVLYLESFWKFGIKLGLHRIEKLLRELGDPQKKIKTVHVAGTNGKGSVCAMVSLVLREAGYRTGLFTSPHLFTYMERFKINGKDIPENKFNGYVGKVRAVINKYEKGEELPTEFEILTAIAFLYFADENVTIAVIETGLGGRLDSTNVITPLVSVITNVDLDHTEVLGKTIELIAKEKAGIIKDNIPVVTAAQGKALSVIKKTAAKKKGRLVIVSGPDLNLSASIPLYGQHQKINAATAVAAVAELRKSGYKISDSDIRIGIAKTKWPARFQILRRDPVVIVDGAHNPAGIKALIDSASAFKNRSGRDIFVAGILRRKDHKKMLSMLCSAADTLILTRPMAKGACTLAEMGADVKGKGCEILKLSTVGRAVTAAIKIAGKDDTVIICGSLFTAAEALALFPRHLTHCSLMV